The genomic stretch AGTAAAGTCCTTCTTAACTGTCGTGGGCTCAGCTGCTGCTTCGGGTTTCCCTCTGTAAAACATACCGACGCATGCCCTTGGCTGCCAAATGCCCCCCCCAGTCAGGAGGCTGGTCTCTGGCACCGCCGTCTACTTCCTCCATCAGTTAAGTTGGATGCTTATCAGGAGTCAGCTGTTTGTTCCCAAACCTGTTTGTGGCATTTGTCCTTGTTATTCTAATGACATTATCACACTTAATGTTACCTAAAAACATGGAGCAACAGTAATTGCCAAAACCCCAGTTTTACAGCTGGGGAGCAGGCACAGAGGTGAAgcaacttacccaaggtcatccagctaAGAAGTAACTGCTGGGGGGTCGTGGGAGGGTGGTTTAAACCCAGCTCTGGAGCTCGGCCGCAGAGGCTGAGCTCCGAAGCTCTGTGCCACACTTcaaggggcgggggtgggggtgggggggagttgtTGCTATAAGCACCCCACTTTGGAATGATTTTGGAATCACTCAGTATTTCTGTCAAAACAGATATGGCAAGACAACTGGAAACATTTTGCAAAAATCCAGGATTTCACGTGCTGATTTCTTTGTGGACGTCTTTAAGTTCTTGTTCTGCTTTATAGTAACCACAGTTAGCAAAGAGCCATATAGGGACTCTCTGGCCAGCAGACCCCACACTCGGAGAAAAGACTTTGGCCCTACAGTGAAAAGATTGGCCAAGGAATGTGCACGGATATGTTTCCATTTAAGATGAGACGTGTGGGGAATGTTATGTGTCACGTACACGAAAGCGGCTTTAACCTGCTCTTCCAGCTAATTGCTGGTCCCTGATCAGAAAATCCTACGGAAATGATCATCATGACGGGAACGTTATGGGAAGAGGTGGAGAATGCTGTTGGTGTGCGGTGTAGCCTGGCCTGGGGGCTGAGAGGATCCGCCGTAAGAAGTGCGGTTAGGTTGAGGCACGAAGACCACAGAAGAGGTAGGACTAGGGGACAGTGTTTCATGGCAGGCAGCAGGTCCCAAGGAGGGTAAGGAAAGTACTTTTGAGAACAAAATTAATTTGTTCTCAGTTTTTTGGTTTAGAAGTTGCGttacccggggcacctgggtggcacagcggttaagcatctgccttcggctcagggcgtgatcccggcgttctgggatcgagtcccacatcgggctcctctgctgggagcctgcttcttcctctcgcactccccctgcttgtgttccctctctcgctggctgtctctctctctgtcaaataaataaataaaatctttaaaaaaaaaaaagttgccttaCCCACAGGCAACTATGTTGTGTAGATTTTTACGGTAGGTTGCTCTCGGACGTTAATGCTTGAGAAAACAGATTGAGGAGAAGAGTGTTTTGTGTGGTTTCTGCCAGGTTTTGCTAATGAGATTCTTGCGCCCATGGCTCTCCTGTGGTTTCTGATAAGGCATAATAGCCGGTAAAATGCCGGGATCTTGAGTGTGGGCCTCTGGAGGAAGTGAGAGGCTCCTGTAGTAGAGGCCGGCGTCAGTGGGGGCCTGATGAGGCTGGGAAATCAGTGCAGCCGTGAGCGCAGGCAAACTTGGGGGTGGCTCGTTCCAGGGGTCCTGGTGGCAGGAATGGAGACCTGTGATAGCCAGATGTCCTTCAGGGCGCAGacagcctgctggcctcccctTCCATGGCCACCGTTGCTGTCCCTCTCTGTTTGTTCTTTCCCACAGTGGGTGTATTGCCACTTTCTCTCCCTAtctcttttccagagaaaacctGTGCTGGGAGTATGCCAGGCTCCTGTCACCCTGGAGCTGATCTGGTTGAGCTGTGTGGGACTGAAGCCTGCCCAGCACTGCCGTGGGGAGCCATGAGTGGCGGGACTCAGCGTGGGCCCGTTTGCTGCCGAGTGGGAAGGAGTGAGCCTTCCCAGCAGCGCAGGAATGTCATCTTATTCGGGCTCAGCAGTTAGGAGGAGGAGAATGCTAAAGAAAGGGCCCATGGTCCTCACCTCTTGGCGGCCGGACCATGGAGCCAGAATCTCCTAGCAAAGAGGCACAGCCTCAGCCACCGTCTCAGGAGGGGACATTCTTGGTGCCAGTGAAAACTTGCTTAAGGGAGAGTCACACGGGAATTGGGCTGCCCCACTGTTGATCATCTCCTGAATTGAGGGCTTCCAGGGGCCCCTCTAGCTGTTGGTGCCTGGACTGAAAAGGGCAGGGTTTCCCCTCTGggtccctcccaccttccctgttttccttctgggAGGGAGTCCTAGTTGGGCCCCTCCCTAGCTCTTCTCGGGCTGCACCCACTCACAGGGAGGTGATTTTTCAACAGTTTGGGGTGTGGAATCTAAGATTGTTTGATGGAGGATAATGGGATGGGAGCCTTATCTGAACGGCCGCTGAGAGGCCTCAGGGCCCGGCTGTGGTGAGCAGGGGCTCTGCAGCTGGGTGGGCTGGGCCCAGAGGCTGGCTCTACCACTTTTTAGCTGGTTGAACTTAGGAAAGTGACCTAGTGTTGCTAaggctcaatttcctcatctctaaaatagggataataacgGTGCCCATGGCATGGAGGCTGTTGTGATCGAAGATCACCCGCATCAGATGCTTTAGGCTCTGGGCACCTGGCGGCTtggtcggtgaagcgtctgccttcggcttgggtcatcatcccggggtcctgggatcaaacctcatatcgggctctctgctcagcggggagcctgggtctccctctgtcctctccctctctctcaaataaaatattttttttaaaaaatatttatttgtcagagagagagagagacagcgagagcgggaacacaagcagggattgggagaggcagaagcagtctccccactgagcagggagcccgatgtggggcttgatcccaggaccctgggatcatgacctgagccgaaggcagacgcttaacgactgagccacccaggcgcccctcaaataaaatgttaaagaaaaaaaaatctttgggcaGCGGCTGGGCACACAGAAGCCCTCGGGGGGTTTTGGCCAGCTTGATCATCGCCTGCCGCCTTCAGCATCCTTGTCATtcccattgttactctgaatccCGTTCTTGTGGGGTGGGTACAGGCTGgttcttgaatttcttttcttttgtgtggAAGGACTTCCTCTCTGGGTCTTCAACCTAAACCAAACCCGTCAAACAAGTCAGTGGACACCAGGAAATGAAACCAGCCAGAGTTTCTCCCACCTGCCTGCCAGCCGGAgatggaggggagtggggggcagggccgGGCATCCCCTCTCCACTCTGTTTTCTAGATGGACAGGACTCCACCCCTAGTGGCTCTGGGGGACCAGCGGGGATGAAGGGGGAGGTACCACAGAGAGATTTTTGACTCCCCTACCCTCATTCCTGGGTTGGTAGCCGTACCTGaaacattttctggaagagaaagtaaactaaagggagggaggcagggcggCGTTGCACTGTGGCAGAGCCAGTGCTTAATATGGGTCCACGTTGCTCTTGTTTAGAGGGGCAGATAATGACGATGGTTCATATCTGCAGAGCTCTTAGGATCTGCCCAGCACTGTGCCAAGTGCTTGCTGTAGGTTATCTCAGTTTCTCCTCATTAGCTCACTCCAGGAGGCAGCTCCCGGGGTCAGCGGAGTCTCAGAGGGGAGGAAACGTGGGTCAGGGAGGTTGAATCACTAACCCGCATTCACATAGCCGGTGAGTAGCAGGTGAGGCTTTGTACCCAGACAGCCTGGCACACAATGGGGGAAGGACCGAGGGGTTAGGATGCAGGCTATGGACAATAGTAGGGGCCTGACCTCTCTTCTCTGACTCCAGAAGTTTGGGAAGACCCAGGGGCCTGAGCCCGCTGGTGCAGGGCATGTGGGCTAACGTTAAGTGGCAGTGGAAGCTGTGGAGTGGCGTTCCTGAGCCCAGCACCCAGGCAGACGCTGCCCCGCCACTGCAGAGGGGCCATCTGGAGCCAGAGCTCGTTAGCAGCTGGTGCTGATGGGCCTTTCACCCTCACCCTTCCCCTGCTTCCCTCTTGCATGGCATTCCTGCCTGTGTGTTTTTCCAGCTTTCGTGGGCACAGGGAGTGCAGAGGCCTGGCAAGGACAGTCACCGGCCACACCCCTGGAATTCTGGCACATTGCCCTTCAGAAGCACAGAGCCCAGGCCAGGGAGTCTGGCGCCACAGAAACACATAACCAGAAAGCTTTTACTGGGAAAGAAACGGGCAAATACCAGAGCAGAATACTGACACGCTCCCCTCTGGTGGGAAGCTCGGGACCCAGTAGCTATTGCACAAAGTCCCTCTTCGGCGTGGGGGCCCCAAGGGCCAGGTCCCCATAGGCGCAGGCTATTCTCCATTCAAGTATGGGGACCCTGCTTCTGTGTTTTGTTAAAAGGTGCAGTTTGGGAAAGAATCCCCAGTTTTTGTTTACTCAGTGTTTTAACCAATTGACTCCTCCTCGGCCCCCCAGGATTCACTGGCAGGTCGGAGTTTGGTGGCCGTACCAGCCCTTGTTTCCTCGCTAAGGCTGCAGGTGGCGGGTTCCTGGGCAGGGTCGGAGCTGGGGCCACGGATCGTGGTCTTGTGGGCTGAGGGCCGCAGGGCCAGGTGGCACCTGGGGTCATGGCTTTGGCAGCCTCCTCTCCAGCGTCTCGTCCTCGTCTCTGGCCCTCACGGCGGGGTCATGGGCCGCACTTGGACCTTCCTGCCTCTGCGCtcagggcagcagcagcagctgcaggctatcagcagcaacagcagcacggtagctgggggaggagaggagagaagcagcGAGCACCGGGAGCTcagcagggggagagaaaggacaTACACCCGACTTCTAAAGAAACCCCTCCAGAGGTATGCAGGATCTTTGCCCAAAGAGACTCTGGCGAGGTGTCAGCTGTCCCCGTGGCAGCCCCTGGGCCCTGACCTCCCTGCCAGCCTCCTCTGCTGCCCATAGCTTCGCTCCCTCGATCCTGGTTGGGAGCTGGGGCTGCCTCCGGGCCCTGGTTCCAGCGCCGCACCATCATCACTGGCGCAGCTTGTCGAGCCTTAGGGCAGTCCCTTGGCTTTTCCCCAGGGacatctccttctccttctctgtctgggGGACACCTAGCCAGCCCTCTGGCCAGCACCATGGTCTCACCTTTCCTGGATGCCAGGAAGagccagggtgctggggagaaTGTGAGAGCCCGAGCTTACCTGTGAAAAGGAGGATGACCGAGAAGGCCACTATCTCCACAGGCTCGGCCTGGGGTAGTTTCTGTAGCTTGAGCAGTAACTTCTCACCCGTGGAGCGCATCTCCTGCACGAAGTCAGCGGCTGCCATGGTACATCGGGCTCCTGCCGGGCTCCTCCTGGCTGTGCTGAGCAGACACGGGGCCGGAGTCCCCACCCACCTGCAGCCCGCAGAACGAGTTCGTCAGGTCTCACCCCTGTACCCCTGTGGCTCATGGGGGGAGGGAGCCATTGGGGCCctccacccagcacccagcagtgGCCCTCAGTCCCCACCCAGCTGACACCACCCGTCGTGGAGCCTGAGGCCCTGCCATGGGGGCTGCCCGGCACAGCCAGACACAGGAGAGGTCTGTTAGCCGGCCACGGTTGGCCAGGGCTCCCGACTTTGAGGTGGGGTGACTTCACTATTACAGTCCTTTGTCTCAGGCACCACTCCTGGTTTTGCTGGGGCGCCTTGGGCTGGCACAGCTCCCCCAGTGACCCCTGGGTCCTTCAGGACTTTGGGTGCCTCCCGTGGGTTCCCAGCAGGGAGACTGGGCTTTAGGGCTCCAGCCGGGTGCTCTTGCCTCCCATCATTTGTGGGGCAGAAGGATAAGGTTCTTCCTCGAGCAGGCACACTGGGGCTTCTAGCTAGGGTCAGCTGGAGGTGAGAGCTCACAGGGAGGTAGTCTGGGCCCCACCAGGGCCCCCCGCCTACTCACACAGTGTTCTTTGAGGAGGAAGAGATGACGCTGTGTCCCTGCAGTTTTGCCCAAGGGGGCCCTCTCAGGATGGGATCTGGCATCCCACAGCTGGTTTACCAGCCCCTTTCCGCCGGCTCAGACCAGGAGAgtcccctctgcccctacccctgccccaggTAGGTGGCAACTCAGCCCTCCAGGCCCCACGACTGAGAACATCTTCCTGTCTACAGGTGCCCAACAGGTTAAAGGGGAAGGTCCGGGCTGAGCCTGTGAGTTGGGGCGTGCTCTGCCTCAGTGTCTTTCCCCCTCAGTCTCAGCCATGGACCTGGGGAGCCAGTGCCTCTTCGGAAGTGGATGGGGGACAGTGTGTGCCAGCCCAGCCCGAACTTGTTCACCAAGGCAGCTCTGATCCAAGGCAGGGTAACAGGTGGCCAGAGGCTCGTGCCAGACCTGAGGGTCTAATTACTGCCACCTCGTCCTGGGTCTGGGCCAGACAGGTTCTCCTGAGATGGCTGCTGTCTTGGAAGCCAGTCCCTGCTGGGACTGCCACCACAGTAGAGCTGTCTTAGAACTGCCTTGAACCTCTGCTTGAACGTCTGCTTGAACCCTCTACCCTGTATCTAGGTCCCTGCACTCCTGGCATGCAGCCTTTGCGTGAGCCCCTCTCAGTGAGATGCGGGGTCCCACCTACTATGGCCGCCTACCCTCTTCCTTCTTGGAACAGCGCTGATCGTTGGAAGTGGGACCTCCTCCTGACCTTGTTGGTCCTGCCTGTGGTCACATAGGACACTTGTACCCCTCTTCTGCCTCGCGGGCCTTCGGGACCTGGACGGCAGCTGGCCTGTGCCTCCCGAGTCTTGTCTTCCATGTGGTAACTGCTCTCGTTTGGTcagctgcccccgccccccgggacATTGTTTCGATGCCGCCTGCCCCTTTCCTGCTTCTGTGACATGGATGTGTCTCACTTTgtctctctgagtctgtttctttctctcattttacgTGAGAGGAGATGCCCATCTTTCGAGGCTGTTGGATTGACTCCTGGAAGCACAGCCGTGGCCAGCACAGATCCTGCACACATTGGGGCCCCGCACATGTGATTCCCCTCTGAGGGGGGTTCAGCCACCGTAGGAGCATCGAGGAAGCCTTTGGGAGCAGTCGTACCCCCTTGTACACTGTCAGAGACCCTCCCCAAACACCCTTGGGGAGCTTTGTCTATGGCCTGTGTACCCAGGCTGTTTGCGGTGTGTGAGGGGAAGGCAGGTGGTGGGGCGGGCTGGAGACGGGAGCTGTGTTTTAAGTGATGTTGAGGGTAGCAGGCAGATGATGGGTCCCTGGAGGATTAGAGGGTTTCCTGTCAGAAGTGGGAGGCTCCTGGAGTTAGATCCTCCTGTCTCCTCTCACACCCCACCCCAGGGTCAGCATGTTTCTGCAAAGGAGATCAAGTGTACTAAGGGGCACAGGATCCTAGAATGCCACAGGGCATCCGTCTCTGCGTCCCTTTATGGGAAGCAGAGCCAGGAGTGTAAATGGTTcttctgaggtcacacagcaggacgGAGAGCCTGGCCAGCAGCCCCCCACTGCCCCATGCTGTCTCTCATGGAGGCCTGTCTTAGGCAGCCTGCTCTCTGGCTGGCAAGTAAGCCAGCCCCCAGAGCGGCCTCCTGAGGGCACTGACTGTGCAGTAGGCCCGGTGCAGGGCCAGGGCCCCAGAGCCCTTTGGAAGCAGGTGTGTTCTGCATGATCGGCCCCTTTCCACACTCATGAGTCTGGGCACTGCTTTTATTCAGGTGTCTCACCCCCAGGCCAGGGCCACACCTGTTCTTTGAGAACCACATGTGACTTGTCACTGAAAGGCCAGATCTTGTCTGTTTCAGGTTCACCAAACTCCTCCCCAAGCATAGGGCCGCTCTTCTCTGGTCACGCTAAAtgtgccccgccccctcccccaggttgACCAGTGAAGTAGGTTTGCACCAGGAGGGTAGTCCCCTCTCATTCCGGGGCCTCTCTGGGCGCCCCAATTCCCATGTTTCCAGAAGCGCAGTAGCCCGCCTGCTGGTCTCGTTCCTAGAGGAGGGAACAGAGGTGCCAAGCAAAGCCCCAGAGGAGACTTTGCACAGGGCTCAGGAGTTGGGCaccttttctcttcccctcttcgTCTCCACTTGGTCTGGCTTCTTCAGCCTGATTGGCCCTGTGCCTGCATTGCCCAATGTAGCCATCGAAGACTCCTTGAAAGAGGAAGCGGGCGGAGGCCAGCTGGGCAAGAGTGGCTTTTTCACTTGTGTTTCCAGGTCCAAAGACCCGGGGAGGGATTGTGGAGGCGAGACCTCCGCTCGTGAGCAAGAAGTGGTGTGGAGACCCAGCCAGTCTGAGGGGTGTGATCTGTAGAGCAGGGAGGATGCAGGTTGGGCCAAGGCTGCTCTGCTGTGCAGGAAGGGGCTTCGTCGGTCAGAAGCTTCGGCTCTGAAGTCGGCCATTCTCTGGGCGTCATGAAGGCAGGATGCTGCAGAGTCCCACCCAGAGGACTTGGGCCCCGCGCTGGGAGGAATGCCAGTGCACGCCAGTGGCAGGCCGTGGCTGTGGCCGTGTGGCCATGGATAGCATCGTGCCTTTGCGCCCAGGGCCTCTCTGGTGAGCTGAGTTAACAAGCTGTACCAGCCCTGGGGTCTCACCCCAGGCTTCTCACGGATTCTGTCTGGGTTGTGAGCGGGAATGGGTCCAGCCAAGATTCTACCCCGAAGGCTGACGGAACCCCCTTTGTTTTTCAGTTGACGTTCTGCCATTTCCATTTGGGCTTGAGCAGAATAAACCTTAGTGGGGACCGTGGGAGCTGGAGGGACCTCGTTCTAAGAGGGAGGAGGCACATTCCAGCAGGTCCCAGGCGCTCTTCCCAGCGGGCTATTTAAAGCATGGCCCCGGGGGGTGCCTGACGCCTGGTGCCCGATATAACCAGTAGTCATCAGGTGACCGTGCGGTATGTTCCTCAGGCGTTGTTCTGTAGGGAGTCCTAGTCTGTAAGTGTTCCCAGCTGTGACCCGGGGCACGTGCGTGCTCTGAGGCTGGCTGCCGCCTGTCCCTTTTACTTCCCCAGGTTTGAAGGGAGGCCCAGAGCCAGTACTGATGATCGCGTGTATCTTTCTGGTCTATCTCAAGGAGATAGGAGGGTCATCCATTCTCCTTCCAAAACTGTACTTCCTGCCTGTGAACCAGGGAAATCAGAGTCCCTCCCAGCCCTGTGCTCAGGAGTGCTTTGGTTGAAGGCAGCCAAAGCAAGTGGCTTCCCACGGCCCCAGGAAGGGAGAGCAGCCTTGGCTGCCTCTATGGCCCTTCTTGGAACCTTTGGAGGGTGCTCGGTGGCTGAAATGGCAGCCAGTGGAGGGGGAAGTGAGCCGGGCAGAGGTGAAGGCTGGCAGAGCTGGAGGGACCAGAAAACATTCCTTTGTGGGGCATCTCTTGGCACAGAGGACCTTGTGACTGAGCAGGCAGGCATCCTGCAGGCTAGACATCTGCCACTTGGTCCTGAAGCTTCCCTGTTTCCTCCTTGCAAAACTGATACTCCAACTCCAGAGGCCCTTTGTGGAAGAGAGCAGGCAGCAGGCCAGCCTGTTTATGACTGATAAGTGGTGTGCTGATGGCTCAGGGCCCCTGTCATTTTGTCATGGTGGGTTACAGCCACTCTTGCCCCACTGGGCACTGTCTTGTTTGAGAAACAGCTATGATGAGGCAAACTGATGGTTGTGGCAGATTTGTGGGGTCCAGAGGCCTGATCAGTAAGGCAGAGGTGTCCACTGTGCACTGCGTCAAGCCTTGAGATGATGCCCTTTTCTGTCCTAGCTCCAAGTTGCTGTGGGAAGTAGACATTTGAACCCCGTGCAGTCCTGCTTCCCTAACCCCATGGCTTTCCAGGACTGGAGGAGGGACTTCTTGCTGCTAGTGATGGTTCACCCAGCCCTGGAAGCTCGGCATCACCCTCCTATTCCAGCTCAGCACCTGTGTCCAGGTGACCCCATCCTCCTATGTCCTGTGGCTGCAGGACtctgctg from Ursus arctos isolate Adak ecotype North America unplaced genomic scaffold, UrsArc2.0 scaffold_24, whole genome shotgun sequence encodes the following:
- the SMIM5 gene encoding small integral membrane protein 5; the protein is MAAADFVQEMRSTGEKLLLKLQKLPQAEPVEIVAFSVILLFTATVLLLLLIACSCCCCPERRGRKVQVRPMTPP